The following coding sequences are from one Triticum aestivum cultivar Chinese Spring chromosome 5A, IWGSC CS RefSeq v2.1, whole genome shotgun sequence window:
- the LOC100037587 gene encoding fasciclin-like arabinogalactan protein 2, whose protein sequence is MARSRQSILLAFAVGAMAAVLLASPAAAKSYNITKILAAHPEFSKFNAMLSKTRLASDINRRQTITVLALDNSAMAALDHYTLPTVRHILSLHVLVDYYGNKKLKQLSRGATASASMFQSTGTASGMSGYVNITSHKGGKVEFVSQDADDTVKPSRYVKSIKEIPYDISVLEIASVLSSSEAEAPVPPPAPVDLIELLSKKHCKSFAGLISGNADVFRTLNDTKDNGLTLFCPVDAAVAAFMPKYKNLTTKAKTAILLYHGVPDYFSLQLLKSNNGMVSTLATTSEVKKDYSYDVQNDDEKVTLVTKVVTSTVTATVGDSEPLAVYAVSKFLKPKELFKVAQAPTPAPSKKGKKEAGDDDDSSDDEDSDDATTDKGDAAPAVYGRWATAAATAGAVLALLMA, encoded by the exons ATGGCGAGGAGCCGGCAGTCCATCCTCCTGGCCTTCGCCGTCGGAGCAATGGCGGCGGTGCTGCTGGCCTCCCCGGCGGCGGCCAAGAGCTACAACATCACCAAGATCCTGGCGGCGCACCCGGAGTTCTCCAAGTTCAACGCGATGCTGAGCAAGACGCGGCTCGCGTCCGACATCAACCGGCGCCAGACCATCACCGTGCTGGCCCTGGACAACTCGGCCATGGCGGCGCTGGACCACTACACGCTGCCGACCGTCCGCCACATCCTTTCCCTGCACGTCCTCGTCGACTACTACGGCAACAAGAAGCTCAAGCAGCTCTCGCGCGGCGCCACCGCCTCCGCATCCATGTTCCAG tcgacggggacggcgtcggGCATGTCGGGGTACGTGAACATCACGTCCCACAAGGGCGGCAAGGTGGAGTTCGTCAGCCAGGATGCCGACGACACCGTCAAGCCTTCCCGCTACGTCAAGTCCATCAAGGAGATCCCCTACGACATCTCCGTGCTCGAGATCGCCTCCGTGCTCTCCTCCTCCGAGGCCGAGGCGCCCGTCCCGCCGCCGGCACCCGTCGACCTCATCGAGCTCCTCTCCAAGAAGCACTGCAAGTCCTTCGCAGGGCTCATCTCCGGCAACGCCGACGTCTTCCGCACGCTCAACGACACCAAGGACAACGGCCTTACCCTCTTCTGCCCCgtcgacgccgccgtcgccgccttcaTGCCCAAGTACAAGAACCTCACGACCAAGGCCAAGACGGCCATCCTGCTCTACCACGGCGTGCCGGACTACTTCTCGCTGCAGCTGCTCAAGTCCAACAACGGCATGGTCTCCACGCTCGCCACCACCAGCGAGGTCAAGAAGGACTACAGTTATGACGTCCAGAACGACGACGAGAAGGTCACCCTCGTCACCAAGGTCGTCACCTCCACCGTCACCGCCACCGTCGGCGACAGCGAGCCGCTCGCCGTCTACGCCGTCTCCAAGTTCTTGAAGCCAAAGGAGCTGTTCAAGGTCGCCCAGGCGCCAACGCCCGCCCCGTCAAAGAAGGGCAAGAAGGAGGCTGGCGACGACGACGACTCGTCTGACGACGAAGATTCCGATGATGCCACCACTGATAAGGGTGATGCCGCGCCAGCGGTATACGGGCGATGGGCCACCGCGGCTGCGACGGCGGGAGCAGTATTGGCATTGTTGATGGCCTAA